The genomic stretch GTGTTGATTAATcaacttgtggattattatcataccattgGTACTCTTACGCATATCCAAGCTTTTCAATagtaggttcggttagacgattttggATCTGGGAAATATTTGCAACTTTTATTCGTGCCATaaatttttctaaatcaaattttcgaataaatttttaacttgggatttattcaccccctctagatctaggCCTATCATCTAACAATTGGTATCATGAGCTCCGGTTGTTTTTGGTCTTAATATTTTCTTATTAGATAATGGCTACTGAACCTAaaggggcgtataatagagcacCTATTTTCACCGACGAAtattatggctattggaaagcttgtatgcTTATCCATATCAACTCGGTTGATAAGGCTGTATGGGATGGAATTATCAATGGTCCTAAtgaaattacaatgaccaatggtgaaAGAGTCATCGTACTAAAACCGAAAAATCAGTGGAATTATAATGATAGGAAGTTGTGGTCTCATGATTGGAAagcacaaaatattctcatatccgctttaggtgttgatgagtattatcgtgTTTCTCATTGTGAAACCGCCAAGGCTTTGTGGGACGcattagaagttgcccatgagggaactaatgaggCCAAACAAGCTAGGATCAACACCTTAAACCAAGAGCTTGAACTCTTtcgtatgaagcatggtgaaaccattgctAACATACAAAAGAGATTCACACATCTTATTAATAGATTGGATGCTCTAGGTAATCGCATCTCCAATGCTATTGTTACTAAAAAGgttttaagatgtcttaacagggaatgacaacccaaggtcaccgctatcaaagaagcaaatgatcttaaagcacttgatcttactactttgtttggtaaattggaagaacataagcaagaactcacttgcttggaaaaaTATGAAAAAGATTATGAAAAGATGATGAAGAAAGAGAAAAGTAAACACATGGAAGAGGTGAAGAAGTCCATTGCTCTAGAGATTTCTAGTTTCAAGTTCTCAAATAATGAGCCTAGTGAGTGTGAAGAAAGGGATGACAAAAactctgatgatgatgatgatgttgggTTATTTGTCAAGAGATACCAAAGGTATATTAGGAAGAACAAAGTCAAGCATTCCGAAGGAAACTTAGCCAAATTTAGAAGGGAGTCTAAGTCTTCAAAAGATGGTGAGAATATGAAAGGCAAACTTAGAAGCTCTTGTTATAATTATGGTGAAATCGGTCACTATAGAACGGAAGGTCCCGTGATTAAGAAAGACAAAGAAAGAGGGCATCGCAAGAAGTCTAGTAAATCTAGAAGAGCTTATGTAGCTTGTGAAAGTGCAAGTGACTCCTCAAGCGATGAAAGCTCCACTTCAAGTGTAGAATCGACCTGAATTTGTCTCATGGAAAATGGAAGGAAGAAGAAACAAGTAAGTCCTTTTAAACTTGAGCTTACTAGTGATTTATCTTATTCTCAATTGCGAGACGCTTTTGATAATCTTCATAGAGAATAATTAAATGCTTCTAAAAGATTAGCTTCACATGAAAATATATTCTTACAATTAGAAGCTAAAGTGTTAGAATCCGAAAGCAAGTTGGAAGTTATTAAGAGATCTATGATAGATATTCAAAGTGACAAGAATATAAGTGAAGAATCTTCTAGGTTTGGTTGTGAATCTTGTCATAATTGGCAAAAAGATATAAGTGTTCTTCAAGTCAAATTAGACAAAGCTTTACAACCTAAAAGTGCATTTGCTATTGATCCTTCTAAGTATGAAAGATCTTTGAATCATTCATACAAAAAGCATAAAAATTTCAAAAAGGATTCAAATGGTAAAAGCATATCTCATCATAATCTATcttgtcattattgttgcaaAAAGGGTCACACcattgaaaagtgaaaatttagAAAGATGTTAATTCCTAAAGGAGCCTCCCAATGGTTTCCTAAATGCAACCTTGATTTCACTCACTTccaaggacccaatgaaaattgggtacctattTCCTTTGTTCAATTCTATAGTTTGAATGTCTTGAATCTACCGAAAAGATGTGATATCTTGATAGTGGATGTTCAAGGCATATGACGGGTAACATATCGCTTTTCATTGATTTTGTGTCAAAGAAAAATGGGTTCGTcacttatggagataacaacaaagtATATATTCTTAGAAAAGGTCGTGTAAGCAATCCCTCATCTACTACTATCTCTGATGTAATGCTTGTTGATGTTCTTAAACACAACCTTCTTAGCATTAGCCAACCTTGTGATAAGGGTTTTAAAGTCACTTTCATTAATACTTGTTGCTTATTTGATCATAATGAGAAGAAGGATCATTTGTTTAAGGGCTTGAGAGTCAATAATACTTATATGCTAAATTTAGATGATGTGTCCTTGGTTGGTACCAGGTTCTTTGCTACCATGAGTGAAAAATCTTGGTTGTGGCATATGCGCTTAACTCATattaactttgacttactaaacaagGTAACTTATTATTTCAACATCtagacctctcgaacttcttcatataGACCTCTTTGGTCCTTATAGGACCAAAAGCTTAGGTGGAAACTATTATGGATTTGTtatagttgatgattattctatATTTTGTTGGGTTATGTTTTTGTCTAGTAAAAACGAGACCTACTCGGCTTTCAAACAATTCGCTAGATTGTtccaaaataaaatgaatttgaaaattgtttCCATTCGAAGTCATCACGAAGGAGAGTTTGAAAATTCTCTTTAAAAAGTATTGTGAGAAAcatggtattgagcataacttctcggctcctagaactccacaacaaaatggggttaTGGAGCGTAAAAATTGagttttagaggagttggcaaggACGATGGTTAATGAAGGTAACTTACCAAAGTACTTCTGGGTCGGTGCTATTAGAAAGGcatgttatgttttgaataggaTATTGATATGTCTTATTCTAAACAAAAAACCCTATGAATTACTTAGAGGTAGAAAACCTAATGTTTCTCACCTTCATGTCTTTGGATGTAAATGTTTTATTTTGCATAATGGAAAAGACAATCTAGGTAAATTCGATGCTAAAGCCGATGACGACATCTTCCTCGGATAATCATAATCTAGTAAGGCATATATGGTATATAACAAGAGGCTACTTATCGTTGAAGAGTTcgttcatgtttcttttgatgagtctttTCCAAAAAATGTTGGGAAAGGTATGTCTTTTCATGATATATGTGTGTCTTCGCATGACATTCTCAATGAAGTCGATGAAGGGATTAATCAACCTCAAACGGATGAAAATGAGAAAGTAGAAGATGATGATCATGAAGAGGAAAAAGAGGAGAGTCTGGTTGTAGTGTGCAACCTTCCTTTGACTTGGAGAACATCCAAAGATAACCCTATTTATAATATTCTTGGAGATATCACAAGAGGCGTGACAACACGCTCTAATATAAGTAAATTTTGTTATCATTTCACTTTTGTATCACAGCTTGAGCCTAAAAATGCTAAAGATGCATAACTTGATGAGCATTGGCTCATGGAAATGCAAGATAAGctaaatcaatttaaaatgaatGACATTTGGGACCTTGTCCCGCGTCTAAAACATCATAAAGTAATAGGCACAAGATGGGTTTTTAGGAACAAGCTTGACGAAGATGGAGGGATAACTCGAAATAAGGTCCGGTTAGtcgctcaagggtataaccaaaAGGAAGGTATTGACTATGAGAAGACTTATGCTCCGGTCGCCCTACTTGAGGTCATACGCCTTCTTCTTGCCTTTGCTTGCTCTAAgaatttcaaattatttcaaatggatgtgaaaagtgcaTTTTTAAATGGTTACATTAATGAAGAGGTGTATGTTGCTCAACCTCCCGGCTTTGAAAATCACAAGTATCTCaatcatgttttcaaattaaaacgtgttttgtatggtctcaaacaagcacctatggcttggtatgagcgactaagtaaGTTTTTGATTGATCAAGGGTACTTAAGGGGAAAGGTTGACACTACTCTTTTATTAAGCACCATGGAAATGATACTCTTCTTGTACAAGTATATATttatgacattatttttggatctactaatATGCAACTTGTCAAAGATTTTTCTAAGCTTATGCAGTGAGAGTTTGAAATGAGCCTTATGGGAGAGCTAaattacttcctaggtcttcaAATCAAAAAACTAAATGAAGGTATATTTGTTTGTCAAACCAAGTATTGCAAGGACTTGCTAAAAAGATTTGGTATGGTTGATGCACAGTCGATTGACACTCCGATGGCTACGAATGGTAACTTGGAAAGGAACGAAAATGGTAAGGATGTGGAAGTAAAGAAATATAGAAGTGTGATAGGTTTTGTTATATATCTCACTACATCTAGGTTAAatatcatgtttagtgtttgtatgtgtgccTGATATCAATCAGCCCCTAAGGAATCTCATCTCAAAGTCGTCAAACGTATTTTTATGTACCTTCATGGTACTTCAAATTATGGGCTTTGTATTCCAAAGGGAGTGATTGGAGCTTAGTTGGTTACACAAATTCCGATTTTGTCGATTacaaatcggataggaaaagcactaaTGACTTGTCACAtgttttcaaattccttagttatttggcatagcaagaaacaagttttGGTTGCGTTGTCAACTGCCGAGGCGGAATACGTAGCGGTCAatagttgttgtgctcaaattttatggcttaaacaacaattacttgaTTTTGATATAAAGCTAAGTCATATTCCAATTTTGTACGACAACACTAGTGTCATTAACCTAACTAAGAATCTGGTGCTACATTCTCGtactaagcatattgagattcATCATCACTTCCTACGCGTTCATGTTGAAAAAGGCGACGTCATTTTTTAGAATGTTTATAGTaaaaatcaacttgccgataTTTTTACAAAACCACTTACGACTAAACCCTTCTTTAACATTCGACGGGAATTAGGAATTCTTGACATCTCAACACTTGCCTAAATGTTATGTTAACGCACTTTGAATATATCATGTCCATCTAACATTTCTTGAAAGACATACTTCATAAAAGTGCATTCCTTATCATTTCAAAAGCAATGTACTATCGTTTCATTTTCTGTTTTTGTGTGTAAGTTTTTCTTTTCACATGTTGTTTATGGTCCATATAATTGATATTCTTGATGTATAAGATAGTTCATGTATGTTCACTTCCAACAATGTTCAATTGATGTATGTCAATTTATATGTTTATAGTGACGTTATGTTatcttctttttcctttttttcatATTTGTTTTAAGATATCTAACCGATCCAATCCAAACCAGCCcatatatttatttattagttTAATCATCAATTTTTTACAAAATCGACCCAACCGTAATTTCATACGTTATTCTTGTACTTTTCCTTTCTGAAGTCTAATAATTGAAAAAAAATCACCAACTTAAATATTTTAGTATAAAGTTATTTTACATATAGACTCAATAATAAGTTACTACATTCCTTAATGCACTTCAAGAAAACACACTCATTATCACACTCATCCATTATTGTGTAACACCATTTAACACATACGTGGAACCGAGTGGGAGAGACAGCTCAATTGTTTAAACTTATGAATATAAATTGTATAACCACATGAGAACAACATGTACTTCATACTTTTCATTGATGAGTTCTCTTGAATGACATAAAATCACAAGTCTTTGAAGTATTCCAAAAGTTCAAGGTCCTTGCTGAAAATCAAAGTGGAGAATGGATAAAAGTACTAAGAAGTGATCGCGACAAAGAGTACACCTCCCACGAGTTTGACATATTTTGCGAGGATGAAGGCATAGAGCGAAAACTTACAGTCGCATATTctcctcaacaaaatggtatGTCCGAAAGAAAGAATCGCACAGTTATGGAGATGGCTAGATCGATGCTTAAAGAAAAGGGATTGCCTAACACATTTTAGGCTGAAGCAGTCGACACTGCTCTGTTTACATACTCAACAAATGTCCAACTAAGATAGTACAAGATAAGACTCCAATTGAAGCTTGGAATGGGGTATATTTGAGAGTTAGATTTTTGAAAAGTTTTGAATAAAAAGTTTTAGATGGTTGTAAGTAGACTAATTTTTTCAGAGCAATTGATAATTATGTATACACACACATTGACAGAGATGTATGCATATTATACATGTATCTATATGTATATTCTACATATCTAACTAACTTGACATATATCAGTTAGGTAAATAAAATGCAAGCAGTTGATATGATAATATCAACAAAATGTATATCAGCTTACTTACCAGTCAAACTAACAAACTACCATTCAACTACGATTTCACCACCCTATTTTACTTCATTTTTCAGAACTCTTAACTCTTTCATTTGTCATTGCTAACATACCATTGTAATCTTTTGAGTTGTTCTCTTTTCAATCTTTGATAAACCTTCTCTGGTGTTACACCAAAGAATTTTCTCCTTTTTTCCTCATTCATCATCTAAGCTATGGCAAGGAATAAGAGTTTACAAGCCAAACTGGTGGGTATGTCttccctttttttttctttgtttggTAAATTAAAGATCAGCTCCATTAAAGAATTGAAATAGCTCCTATTCGGTATTAGGATAGAACAGGTGTAAAAATCTAGTTTTTTTAACAAGTACATGTTGGTTTCTAGGGTTCGGATTCTGAAACTTCGGGTTAATATTCCTTCGATATCCCTTAGCTCATCAGAAAATTTTCATCTGAAGATATTAAAACTATCCATGACTTTACAGGTACTCCTGGGAGACATGGGAACGGGGAAGACGAGTTTGGTGCTTAGATTTGTTAAAGGTCAATTTTCGGAATATCAGGTTGCTATATGATTGTTTTATCTTCTTTATGCATCTTCACATTGTTATAGATAATTCAAATTGGATTACCATAAATGAATATGTGCAGGAATCAACAATTGGAGCAGCATTCTTCACTCAGGTTCTGTCTTTAAATGAAGCCACTGTGAAGTTTGATATATGGGACACAGCAGGGCAAGAAAGATACCATAGTTTGGCTCCTATGTATTATCGTGGTGCTGCCGCTGCTATTGTTGTTTATGACATTACAAGCACGGTAAATAAATATCAACTTTCATGATGATGTTTATGGCAACATTTTATAGATAACCATTTTTATTTAGCTTGTGATGCTTAGTTGTTTGAAATTATGAACTCGAGCAAAGGATTTTCAGTTTTCACTCACATGAACTGTCATGAAGTTAGTTGTTCAATGGAGAGAAATTCTAAGTTATAACTGATTGTCAATAGAGAATGTGTAATGTTAATCATATTGAAACTCTGCTTCAAAAATTTCCGTCTGAAATATCATTCAATGGGACAATATATCATATCAGACTGATTAAATGGTGCAATTTCTGTCTCAGGATTCTTTTTTACGCGCAAAGAAGTGGGTTAGAGAAGTTCAAAGACAAGGTAACAGAAAagtaaaaatataataataataataataatcttgTGAACAAACAAGAGAAATATTTTGTAAACTTTGGCTTAATCGCAAATAACTGAAAATAGAGGTTTGAACAAATTCTGCTTTAAAAATCGGTGCTAGAGTGTCATCATAGACACTATTTGACAACATTTTGTACTAAATAGCGTATCGTGGAGCAATAGCGATTTGTTCAAATTCGGCTACACTATAACACGGACTGCTATATAACAACACTGATATTGATCATGCAATTTGTCACAACTGTACCTTATGAATACTAATTTATCAGCTTACTTGATTTGATAAACTATGTCAGCAAATCCAAATTTGATAATGTTTTTGGTGGCTAACAAGGCTGATTTGGAAGACCAGAGAAAAATTGGAAATGAGGTATTATTTCCAATAAATTGAAGTCTATAAAACATCATAGTTTGCTTATTTATAAATTTTATAGGTCTATACTCAGGAACATAAACTACTCCGCTATAACACACCAAAGAATTGGTTTTGATTTTATCATAATTTATATGTTGGTTACAGGAGGGTGAGGAATATGCCAAAGAAAACGGCATGTCTTTCTTTGAAACTTCAGCAAAAACAGCACAGAATGTCAACGAGCTCTTCTATGAAATAGGTGAAACAATAATTTAACATCAACCCTTTTTAATATTTTGGAAACAAAGTGCAAACAAGAGGAAGTTTTTCAGTTGAAAGTAAAAACaagaaataaaaacagaaaatgTTATCTGAGTTATATCATACCTGAAAATGAATTTTAGCGAATGGATCTACAGTAGTGAAATTTCCTTGTTTGTCTGTCTGTCTGCATTAATCTCCACTGCAAATTCTTGAGACCATGATGACCTAATGCTCGTGTTCATGTTCGTTACTTACAGAAACAAATGTTTTGCAGGTAAGAGATTGGCAAAAGCCAACCCTTCGCGACAAACTGGAATTAAGCTTCATGGCAGAACTCGAGAAACAAGAAGAAGACTGTTTTGTTGTGCTTAAGCTTAACGAACGGAATATCTTTAATCTTTCGTATGATATGTAATATATTATACTCAAGAACATATGTTTGTTCAGTCTGTGTACATGGTAAGATCTCACATCCAAAGTGTGGCTCAGATGTAAACTTTTGTATCAGCAAACTTCTCATGTCATTTATATGTGATTaatcatttcatttcatttaCATGACTCAGTAATAAGTATTAAGTACTAAATAGATAACAACATGGATAGATATTTGGTGCTTCCATTCGACAAGCATGGCATATTTAAAGAAGATCCAAGTTAGTACAAAATTGTCTATCCATTTGAAAAGCACATTGATAATCAAAGCACTGTATTAAATGATTGAAACATTCTTCCGGAGCTTCATATGTGCTTTCATTGGAGCGTGGTCCTGTTACTTTAAATCGAGCTTATATTTGTATATCCACATGCTCATTTAAGAATTACACTATTTTGTTGTAAAATCCGCGGGGATGAATTTTTGCTAGCCATGAAGAGACTGGAGTTGAAGAAACGAAAACTACTTGTTGTTAGCTTAGAAAGACCAGATTGAGAAAAAATTCCTGCCATGAAGAGGCTGGTTTTAAGGAAACTATGTATAACAGGCTTGGAGAGGCCAGGTTGATCACATATAACACTTGCGAGTTTGGCAGCGAAAAATCTCATGTTCCGATGTATCCAACTGATGATTACTTGGGCACCGCCTTTTTCTCTAAAGCAGTTTAAGGGCATAGCAGGCACATCACAAGGCCAATAATAATATGACATGATTAGTACAGATTATACCACTACAAAGTAATATATGTTTAATTAAAGACACTAGTAAGATTGTACAAAGGGAGGGAAAGGATAAGGGATGAGCAAAAGCTCTGCAGCAATAGCACCCATCTCAATATCCTTTCAGGCTCAACCCAAAGAGCAGAACAGCGTCAATTTTTATTATGACTTACAGCTACTTTTACAATCATGAATATTGCGTGTATCCTCTAGTAGTGGGAGATTGTCAATGACCACAGATAGGACCACCCTATGGTGACTTGGTACAGATCCAAAAAAGTAAACAATTTGCAATAAAAGCGCCACTGGTGCATAATATACTAGACTGAAGTGTGATAATCATAATAACTGATAAGGGAGGAGCATTTACTAACTGTGTTTCTGTCCTTTACCTTATGATCCTCTCAAGGAAGCAAGCCTAGTTGCTAAATCATCATAATCAGGTAGATTGGGATGCACATGCCGAGTGTCATACGATCTATTTGGCTGAAAAGAAGCAGCACGGGCAAATTCTTTCTTAGCTTCTACTACTCTAGTTTGTTCACGTGGAAGAGAAACTGATCGTAGGGCAAGAGTAACCATCTCTGGTGTCTCATCAGATCCATCTTCAATTCCATTCTGCATTAGTTCCGTCGTTGAATTATCCATTTTATGTTCATGATGACGGTTTGACTTTTTTCTTACTATTTCAGGCACTAGAATAGATGGTTTATTGCTATAATGAATCAGTAACTTGTCGATTACTCTTTCCTCTTCAGCCTTTTGATGTCGCTCATCCTCAAACAAATTTTGCTGACCACATCTTGATTCACCTCGTCTCTTGCTTCTGCTCCTTGCTTTTCTCACAAGTTCAGTATCTACATTAGGGGCGTCATAATGTCTAGATCGTGATCTTGAGTGCTTCCGCCTTGTAGATTTTGGTTTTGCCATAGGGATTTCTTTAGCATCTTCAGGAAAATATATTTCTTTTTTAGGACTCTGTTTGCTCAGCCTCTTGTGTCTACTTGCCTGCCAATTAAGGTCAGATTTATTCGAACCAGTTTGGATCCTTTCTGACATAGAAGCAGCATCAGAGTTTTCATGAACTGAAGGACATGTAAAGAAACCGTCACTGTCAGTATGTGAAGATACAATATTGACTCCAGATGTTCTGTTCTGATGCTTAGAAATATGTTTAACATATGGAGGTGGAATGACATTACTAAAGCAAGGCTTTTGCATAGGCATTTCATCATTTGGAACTTTTCTCTCAGATTTATCAGCACATGGTTGCTTCGCATTACTCCTGAAACGTGATCCTATTCGAGTAGGAGTTGTAGTGTCCTGGCTTTTTCTTGGAGGAGTCGTACCCCCCAAACTGT from Lathyrus oleraceus cultivar Zhongwan6 chromosome 7, CAAS_Psat_ZW6_1.0, whole genome shotgun sequence encodes the following:
- the LOC127101441 gene encoding ras-related protein RHN1 — its product is MARNKSLQAKLVLLGDMGTGKTSLVLRFVKGQFSEYQESTIGAAFFTQVLSLNEATVKFDIWDTAGQERYHSLAPMYYRGAAAAIVVYDITSTDSFLRAKKWVREVQRQANPNLIMFLVANKADLEDQRKIGNEEGEEYAKENGMSFFETSAKTAQNVNELFYEIGKRLAKANPSRQTGIKLHGRTRETRRRLFCCA
- the LOC127101440 gene encoding uncharacterized protein LOC127101440, whose protein sequence is MLDALLGKTFAAKCKPLLKLTKNRIEVIKRKRRATEKFLKKDVADLLHSGLDINAYGRAEGLLVELMLSSCYGFVEKSCELVLKHLSVMQKISGCPEECRVAVSSLMFAAARFSDLPELRDLRKIFQERYGNSIECFVNKEFAANLNSKSSTLERKVCLMHEIASEFSINWDSKSFELRMSKPSAFAQDRSAIICNNLFDYDKSSFNKDFNQKDVKYDAMLENHKEDVMPNIDYHDLQHQSTVLGKGFKPINGCEVLVQKDGRANSLTETEEVTATKTDRGYWKEGGSMLKPIGRSFQEKTLEQFEDGSKLHDSLGGTTPPRKSQDTTTPTRIGSRFRSNAKQPCADKSERKVPNDEMPMQKPCFSNVIPPPYVKHISKHQNRTSGVNIVSSHTDSDGFFTCPSVHENSDAASMSERIQTGSNKSDLNWQASRHKRLSKQSPKKEIYFPEDAKEIPMAKPKSTRRKHSRSRSRHYDAPNVDTELVRKARSRSKRRGESRCGQQNLFEDERHQKAEEERVIDKLLIHYSNKPSILVPEIVRKKSNRHHEHKMDNSTTELMQNGIEDGSDETPEMVTLALRSVSLPREQTRVVEAKKEFARAASFQPNRSYDTRHVHPNLPDYDDLATRLASLRGS